The following proteins are co-located in the Burkholderia sp. HI2500 genome:
- a CDS encoding arginine/lysine/ornithine decarboxylase, whose protein sequence is MKFRFPVVIIDEDFRSENISGSGIRALAEAIEKEGVEVLGLTSYGDLTSFAQQSSRASCFILSIDDDELMLGETGSDGELPELATAIIELRAFVTEVRRRNADIPIFLYGETRTSRHLPNDILRELHGFIHMFEDTPEFVARHIIREAKVYLDSLAPPFFKELVKYADEGSYSWHCPGHSGGVAFLKNPLGQMFHQFFGENMLRADVCNAVDELGQLLDHTGPVAASERNAARIFSADHLFFVTNGTSTSNKIVWHATVAPGDIVLVDRNCHKSILHAITMTGAIPVFLTPTRNHFGIIGPIPRDEFKPENIRKKIEANPFAREAMRENPDMKPRILTITQSTYDGVVYNVEMIKDLLGDLLDTLHFDEAWLPHATFHDFYRDMHAIGDGRPRTGALVFATHSTHKLLAGISQASQIVVQDSENRTFDKHRFNEAYLMHTSTSPQYAIIASCDVAAAMMEPPGGTALVEESIAEAIDFRRAMRKVDAEYGDDWFFSVWGPDNLSEEGIGSREDWMLKPNDHWHGFGPLAEGFNMLDPIKATIITPGLDVDGEFGETGIPAAIVTKYLAEHGIIVEKTGLYSFFIMFTIGITKGRWNSMVTELQQFKDDYDNNQPLWRVLPEFVAQHPRYERVGLRDLCTQIHDVYRANDIARLTTEMYLSDMEPAMKPSDAFAKLAHRKIDRVPLDELEGRVTSILLTPYPPGIPLLIPGERFNKTIVNYLRFARDFNERFPGFHTDIHGLVAEEVNGRVEYFVDCVRD, encoded by the coding sequence ATGAAGTTTCGTTTCCCCGTCGTCATCATCGACGAAGATTTCCGCTCCGAGAACATCTCGGGCTCCGGCATCCGGGCGTTGGCCGAAGCGATCGAGAAGGAGGGCGTCGAAGTCCTCGGTCTCACGAGCTACGGTGATCTGACGTCGTTCGCGCAGCAGTCGAGCCGCGCGTCGTGCTTCATCCTGTCGATCGACGACGACGAACTCATGCTCGGCGAAACCGGTTCGGACGGCGAGCTGCCCGAGCTCGCGACCGCGATCATCGAGCTGCGCGCGTTCGTCACCGAAGTGCGCCGCCGCAACGCGGACATCCCGATCTTCCTGTACGGCGAGACGCGCACGTCGCGCCACCTGCCGAACGACATCCTGCGCGAACTGCACGGCTTCATCCACATGTTCGAGGACACGCCGGAGTTCGTCGCCCGCCACATCATCCGCGAGGCGAAGGTCTATCTCGACTCGCTCGCGCCGCCGTTCTTCAAGGAGCTCGTGAAGTACGCGGACGAAGGCTCGTACTCGTGGCACTGCCCGGGCCACTCGGGCGGCGTCGCGTTCCTGAAGAACCCGCTCGGCCAGATGTTCCACCAGTTCTTCGGCGAGAACATGCTGCGCGCGGACGTCTGCAACGCAGTGGACGAACTCGGCCAGCTGCTCGACCACACGGGCCCCGTCGCGGCGTCCGAGCGCAACGCGGCGCGCATCTTCAGCGCGGACCACCTGTTCTTCGTGACCAACGGCACGTCGACGTCGAACAAGATCGTCTGGCACGCGACGGTCGCCCCGGGCGACATCGTGCTGGTCGACCGCAACTGCCACAAGTCGATCCTGCACGCGATCACGATGACGGGCGCGATCCCCGTGTTCCTCACGCCGACGCGCAACCACTTCGGCATCATCGGGCCGATCCCGCGCGACGAATTCAAGCCGGAGAACATCCGCAAGAAGATCGAGGCGAACCCGTTCGCGCGCGAAGCGATGCGCGAGAACCCGGACATGAAGCCGCGCATCCTGACGATCACGCAGAGCACGTACGACGGCGTCGTCTACAACGTCGAGATGATCAAGGACCTGCTCGGCGACCTGCTCGACACGCTGCACTTCGACGAAGCGTGGCTGCCGCACGCAACCTTCCACGATTTCTACCGCGACATGCACGCGATCGGCGACGGCCGTCCGCGCACCGGCGCGCTCGTGTTCGCGACGCACTCGACGCACAAGCTGCTCGCGGGCATCTCGCAGGCCTCGCAGATCGTCGTGCAGGATTCGGAGAACCGCACGTTCGACAAGCATCGCTTCAACGAGGCGTACCTGATGCACACGTCGACGAGCCCGCAGTACGCGATCATCGCGTCGTGCGACGTCGCGGCCGCGATGATGGAGCCGCCGGGCGGCACCGCGCTCGTCGAGGAATCGATCGCCGAGGCGATCGACTTCCGCCGCGCGATGCGCAAGGTCGACGCCGAATACGGCGACGACTGGTTCTTCAGCGTGTGGGGCCCGGACAACCTGTCCGAGGAAGGCATCGGTTCGCGCGAGGACTGGATGCTGAAGCCGAACGACCACTGGCACGGCTTCGGCCCGCTGGCGGAAGGCTTCAACATGCTCGACCCGATCAAGGCGACGATCATCACGCCGGGGCTCGACGTCGACGGCGAGTTCGGCGAGACCGGCATTCCGGCCGCGATCGTCACGAAGTACCTGGCCGAGCACGGGATCATCGTCGAGAAGACCGGCCTGTACTCGTTCTTCATCATGTTCACGATCGGCATCACGAAGGGCCGCTGGAACTCGATGGTGACCGAGCTGCAGCAGTTCAAGGACGACTACGACAACAACCAGCCGCTGTGGCGCGTGCTGCCGGAATTCGTCGCGCAGCATCCGCGCTACGAGCGTGTCGGCCTGCGCGACCTGTGCACGCAGATCCACGACGTGTACCGCGCGAACGACATCGCCCGCCTGACGACGGAGATGTACCTGTCGGACATGGAGCCGGCGATGAAGCCGTCGGACGCGTTCGCAAAGCTCGCGCACCGCAAGATCGACCGCGTGCCGCTCGACGAGCTCGAAGGCCGCGTGACGAGCATCCTGCTCACGCCGTACCCGCCGGGCATTCCGCTGCTGATCCCGGGCGAGCGCTTCAACAAGACGATCGTGAACTACCTGCGGTTCGCGCGCGACTTCAACGAGCGCTTCCCGGGCTTCCACACCGACATCCACGGCCTCGTCGCGGAAGAGGTGAACGGCCGGGTCGAGTACTTCGTCGACTGCGTGCGCGACTGA
- the dcd gene encoding dCTP deaminase — MSIKSDKWIRRMAEEHKMIEPFVPDQVRASEDGRRIVSYGTSSYGYDIRCADEFKIFTNINSTIVDPKNFDEGSFVDFKGDVCIIPPNSFALARTVEYFRIPRTVLTVCLGKSTYARCGIIVNVTPFEPEWEGYVTLEFSNTTPLPAKIYANEGVAQVLFFESDEVCDVSYADRGGKYQGQRGVTLPKT; from the coding sequence ATGAGCATCAAGTCCGACAAATGGATTCGGCGCATGGCCGAAGAGCACAAGATGATCGAGCCGTTCGTGCCCGATCAGGTCCGCGCGTCCGAGGACGGCCGCCGGATCGTCAGCTACGGCACGTCGAGCTACGGCTACGACATCCGCTGCGCGGACGAATTCAAGATCTTCACGAACATCAACTCGACGATCGTCGACCCGAAGAACTTCGACGAGGGTTCGTTTGTCGATTTCAAGGGCGACGTGTGCATCATCCCGCCGAACTCGTTCGCGCTGGCCCGCACCGTCGAATATTTCCGCATTCCGCGCACCGTGCTGACGGTCTGCCTCGGCAAGTCGACCTATGCGCGCTGCGGGATCATCGTCAACGTGACGCCGTTCGAACCCGAGTGGGAAGGCTACGTCACGCTGGAATTCTCGAACACCACGCCGCTGCCCGCGAAGATCTACGCGAACGAAGGCGTCGCCCAGGTGCTCTTCTTCGAGAGCGACGAAGTGTGCGACGTGTCGTACGCGGATCGCGGCGGCAAGTATCAGGGGCAGCGTGGTGTCACGCTGCCGAAAACCTGA
- the sodC gene encoding superoxide dismutase [Cu-Zn], producing the protein MKQRHHGVYAGRARCALLAAAALGLLAGCTSFSSSHEKRADAQLQPTVGSQARGAVTFVERPDGVQVTYNLAGLPPNSDHALQVHERGDCNAGDGSSAGQVFAPAADRLRAGARVAGDLGNIHADANGVAAGFIVAPDLALDGVRSAMNRAALVHREPSDPAFPQHGAGPALACGVIR; encoded by the coding sequence ATGAAACAACGACATCACGGCGTGTACGCCGGCCGCGCGCGGTGCGCGCTGCTGGCCGCCGCCGCGCTGGGCCTGCTGGCCGGCTGCACCTCCTTTTCCTCGTCGCACGAAAAACGGGCCGACGCACAACTGCAGCCGACGGTCGGCTCGCAGGCGCGCGGCGCGGTGACGTTCGTCGAGCGTCCGGACGGCGTGCAGGTCACTTACAACCTGGCCGGGCTGCCGCCGAACAGCGATCACGCCTTGCAGGTACACGAACGCGGCGACTGCAACGCGGGCGACGGCTCGAGCGCCGGCCAGGTGTTCGCGCCGGCGGCCGACCGGCTGCGCGCGGGTGCCCGCGTCGCCGGCGATCTCGGCAACATCCACGCGGACGCGAACGGCGTCGCGGCCGGCTTCATCGTCGCGCCCGATCTGGCCCTCGATGGTGTGCGCTCGGCGATGAACCGCGCGGCGCTGGTGCACCGCGAACCGAGCGATCCCGCGTTTCCGCAGCATGGCGCGGGGCCCGCGCTCGCTTGCGGCGTGATCCGGTGA
- the apbC gene encoding iron-sulfur cluster carrier protein ApbC: protein MSIDRAQVDAALAAVVDPNTGRPYAANKGVRNVAIDGDVVALDVVLGYPARSQHDDVRARVTAALQAVAGVRDARVAVSQEIVAHTVQRGVKLLPNVKNIVAVASGKGGVGKSTTAVNLALALAAEGASVGILDADIYGPSLPTMLGIHGQRPESPDNQSMNPLVGHGLQANSIGFLIEEDNPMVWRGPMATSALEQLLRQTNWRELDYLIVDMPPGTGDIQLTLAQRVPVTGAVIVTTPQDIALLDAKKGLKMFEKVGIPILGIVENMSIHICSNCGHEEHVFGAGGAERMAKEYGVNVLGSLPLDIAIRERADSGTPTVVADSEGALARRYREIARGVALAIAERSRDMTSKFPSIVVQNT from the coding sequence ATGAGCATTGACCGGGCACAAGTCGACGCCGCTTTGGCGGCTGTCGTCGACCCCAATACCGGCCGTCCGTATGCGGCGAACAAGGGCGTGCGCAACGTCGCGATCGACGGCGACGTCGTGGCGCTCGACGTGGTGCTCGGTTATCCCGCGCGCAGCCAGCACGACGACGTGCGCGCCCGCGTCACCGCGGCGCTGCAGGCCGTGGCCGGCGTGCGCGACGCGCGCGTCGCGGTCTCGCAGGAGATCGTCGCGCACACGGTGCAGCGCGGCGTGAAATTGCTGCCGAACGTGAAGAACATCGTCGCGGTCGCATCGGGCAAGGGCGGTGTCGGCAAGAGCACGACGGCCGTCAACCTCGCGCTCGCGCTCGCCGCGGAAGGCGCGTCGGTCGGCATCCTCGACGCCGACATCTACGGTCCGTCGCTGCCGACGATGCTCGGCATCCACGGCCAGCGTCCCGAGTCGCCCGACAACCAGTCGATGAACCCGCTCGTCGGCCACGGGCTGCAGGCGAACTCGATCGGCTTCCTGATCGAGGAAGACAACCCGATGGTATGGCGCGGCCCGATGGCGACTTCCGCGCTCGAGCAGCTGCTGCGCCAGACCAACTGGCGCGAGCTCGACTACCTGATCGTCGACATGCCGCCCGGCACGGGCGACATCCAGCTGACGCTCGCGCAGCGCGTGCCCGTCACCGGCGCGGTGATCGTCACGACGCCGCAGGACATCGCGCTGCTCGACGCGAAGAAGGGCCTGAAGATGTTCGAGAAGGTCGGGATTCCGATCCTCGGCATCGTCGAGAACATGAGCATCCACATCTGCTCGAACTGCGGCCACGAGGAGCACGTCTTCGGCGCCGGCGGGGCCGAGCGGATGGCGAAGGAGTACGGCGTCAACGTGCTCGGCAGCCTGCCGCTCGACATCGCGATCCGTGAGCGCGCCGACAGCGGCACGCCGACGGTCGTGGCCGATTCGGAAGGCGCGCTGGCGCGTCGCTATCGCGAAATCGCGCGCGGTGTTGCGCTGGCGATTGCCGAGCGATCGCGCGACATGACGTCGAAGTTCCCGTCGATCGTTGTTCAAAATACGTAA
- a CDS encoding OmpA family protein → MNMKIATRLSVFALAGALLAGCATQQGNNAAVGTGTGAALGAGIGALAGGGKGAAIGAGVGALVGGVTGYNWQAIKNKLAPSAAQTGTQVTEQPDGSLKLNVPSSVTFATNQYAITPAFTPLLNDLATTLNQNPQVTASIVGYTDSTGSAQLNQTLSQNRAQSVVNALAQRGVNGGRLSAQGMGASNPIADNATEAGRAQNRRVEIYLRAAQAQ, encoded by the coding sequence ATGAACATGAAAATCGCGACCCGCTTGTCCGTCTTCGCATTGGCCGGCGCACTGCTGGCAGGCTGCGCCACGCAGCAAGGCAACAACGCGGCCGTCGGTACCGGCACGGGCGCAGCACTGGGCGCAGGCATCGGCGCGCTGGCAGGCGGCGGCAAGGGCGCGGCGATCGGCGCTGGCGTCGGCGCACTGGTCGGCGGCGTGACGGGTTACAACTGGCAGGCGATCAAGAACAAGCTCGCACCGTCGGCAGCACAAACGGGCACGCAAGTGACCGAGCAGCCGGACGGCTCGCTGAAGCTGAACGTGCCGAGCTCGGTGACGTTCGCGACGAATCAGTACGCGATCACGCCGGCCTTCACGCCGCTGCTGAACGACCTGGCGACGACGCTGAACCAGAACCCGCAAGTGACGGCTTCGATCGTCGGCTACACGGACAGCACGGGCTCGGCGCAGCTGAACCAGACGCTGTCGCAGAACCGCGCGCAAAGCGTCGTGAACGCACTGGCGCAGCGCGGCGTGAACGGCGGCCGCCTGTCGGCGCAAGGCATGGGCGCATCGAACCCGATCGCGGACAACGCGACCGAAGCCGGCCGCGCACAGAACCGCCGCGTCGAAATCTACCTGCGCGCAGCGCAGGCGCAGTAA
- the metG gene encoding methionine--tRNA ligase, whose translation MSASDLTSVQAAAPQGGRQILVTSALPYANGQIHIGHLVEYIQTDIWVRTLRMHGHEVYYIGADDTHGTPIMLRAEKEGLTPKQLIDRVWTEHKRDFDSFGVSFDNFYSTDSDENRVLSEKIYVALQDAGFIAEREIEQAYDPVKEMFLPDRFIKGECPKCHAKDQYGDNCEVCGSTYLPTELLNPYSVVSGATPVRKTSKHYFFRLSDPRCETFLREWVSGLAQPEATNKMREWLGDAGEAKLADWDISRDAPYFGFEIPGAPGKYFYVWLDAPVGYYASFKNLCERNGIDFDAWVRPGSTTEQYHFIGKDILYFHTLFWPAMLEFSGHRTPTNVFAHGFLTVDGAKMSKSRGTFITAQSYIDTGLNPEWLRYYFAAKLNATMEDIDLNLDDFQARVNSDLVGKYVNIASRAAGFLIKRFDGRVQDSAMNHPLVAKLREAIPQIAAHYEAREYGRALRHTMELADEVNAYVDGAKPWDLAKDPANAVALHETCSVSLESFRLLSLALKPVMPRVAEAVESFFGIAPLAWADAAKPLSSEQPIKAYQHLMTRVDPKQIEALLAANRDSLQAEATGAAAASANAAKDAKNNAKANAKQAVVNGADDAPISIDDFAKIDLRIAKIVACQAVEGSDKLLQLTLDVGEEKTRNVFSGIKSAYQPEQLVGKLTVMVANLAPRKMKFGLSEGMVLAASATDEKAEPGLYILEPHSGAKPGMRVK comes from the coding sequence ATGTCCGCATCCGACCTCACTTCCGTGCAGGCTGCGGCGCCGCAAGGCGGCCGCCAGATCCTCGTTACGTCCGCACTGCCCTATGCCAACGGGCAGATCCACATCGGCCACCTGGTCGAGTACATCCAGACCGACATCTGGGTGCGGACGCTGCGAATGCATGGCCATGAGGTCTACTACATCGGCGCCGACGACACGCACGGCACGCCGATCATGCTGCGCGCGGAGAAGGAAGGCCTGACCCCGAAGCAGCTGATCGATCGCGTGTGGACCGAACACAAGCGCGACTTCGACAGCTTCGGCGTGTCGTTCGACAACTTCTACTCGACCGATTCGGACGAGAACCGCGTGCTGAGCGAGAAGATCTACGTCGCGCTGCAGGACGCCGGCTTCATCGCCGAGCGCGAGATCGAGCAGGCGTACGATCCCGTCAAGGAAATGTTCCTGCCGGATCGCTTCATCAAGGGCGAGTGCCCGAAGTGTCACGCGAAGGACCAGTACGGCGACAACTGCGAAGTGTGCGGCTCGACCTACCTGCCGACCGAACTGCTGAACCCGTATTCGGTCGTGTCGGGCGCGACGCCGGTGCGCAAGACCTCGAAGCACTACTTCTTCCGCCTGTCCGATCCGCGCTGCGAAACGTTCCTGCGCGAATGGGTGAGCGGCCTCGCGCAGCCCGAAGCGACCAACAAGATGCGCGAATGGCTCGGCGACGCCGGCGAGGCCAAGCTCGCCGACTGGGACATCTCGCGTGACGCGCCGTATTTCGGCTTCGAGATCCCGGGCGCGCCCGGCAAGTATTTCTACGTGTGGCTCGACGCGCCGGTCGGCTACTACGCGAGCTTCAAGAACCTGTGCGAGCGCAACGGCATCGACTTCGATGCGTGGGTCCGCCCGGGCTCGACCACCGAGCAGTACCACTTCATCGGCAAGGACATCCTGTACTTCCACACGCTGTTCTGGCCCGCGATGCTCGAGTTCTCGGGCCATCGCACGCCGACCAACGTGTTCGCGCACGGGTTCCTGACGGTCGACGGCGCGAAGATGTCGAAGTCGCGCGGCACGTTCATCACCGCGCAGAGCTACATCGACACGGGCCTGAACCCCGAATGGCTGCGCTACTACTTCGCCGCGAAGCTGAACGCGACGATGGAAGACATCGACCTGAACCTCGACGACTTCCAGGCGCGCGTGAACAGCGACCTCGTCGGCAAGTACGTGAACATCGCGAGCCGCGCGGCAGGCTTCCTGATCAAGCGCTTCGACGGCCGCGTGCAGGACAGCGCGATGAACCATCCGCTCGTCGCGAAGCTGCGCGAGGCGATCCCGCAGATCGCCGCGCACTACGAGGCACGCGAGTACGGCCGCGCGCTGCGCCACACGATGGAGCTCGCGGACGAGGTGAACGCGTACGTCGACGGCGCGAAGCCGTGGGATCTCGCAAAGGATCCGGCCAACGCGGTCGCGCTGCACGAAACCTGCAGCGTGAGCCTCGAGTCGTTCCGCCTGCTGTCGCTCGCGCTGAAGCCGGTGATGCCGCGCGTGGCCGAAGCCGTCGAGTCGTTCTTCGGGATCGCGCCGCTCGCCTGGGCCGATGCCGCGAAGCCGCTGTCGTCGGAGCAGCCGATCAAGGCGTACCAGCACCTGATGACGCGCGTCGACCCGAAGCAGATCGAAGCGCTGCTCGCCGCGAACCGCGATTCGCTGCAGGCCGAAGCCACCGGCGCGGCTGCCGCGAGCGCGAACGCCGCGAAGGATGCGAAGAACAACGCGAAGGCGAACGCGAAGCAGGCTGTCGTGAACGGCGCGGACGACGCACCGATCTCGATCGACGATTTCGCGAAGATCGACCTGCGCATCGCGAAGATCGTCGCGTGCCAGGCCGTCGAAGGCTCGGACAAGCTGCTGCAGCTCACGCTCGACGTCGGCGAGGAAAAGACCCGCAACGTGTTCTCGGGCATCAAGTCCGCGTACCAGCCCGAGCAGCTCGTCGGCAAGCTGACCGTGATGGTCGCGAACCTCGCGCCGCGCAAGATGAAGTTCGGCCTGTCCGAAGGGATGGTGCTCGCCGCGTCGGCCACCGACGAGAAGGCCGAGCCGGGCCTCTACATCCTCGAGCCGCACAGCGGCGCGAAGCCCGGCATGCGCGTGAAGTAA
- a CDS encoding IS3-like element ISBam1 family transposase (programmed frameshift), translated as MSKYTEQFKVCIAEEYESGHAGFREMSKRHGVDEATIRKWVAAHRIHGPAGLKKKCERYSAEFKLLVLQQMRSEGLSARETAARFNIRNRTAIGQWKRQYDEGGIDALSPRQRGRPRKMPKPPLTPPPLPEDDTRSRQELLDELNFLRMENAYFKKARSLGSSAAAISATQKAQIVLELRQQYPLAGLLKVAGLARSTFYYHQKLLGAADKYADTRARICSLFERHKGRYGYRRITLALRNLGQVINHKTVARLMGELRLKSCVRPKKYRSYKGSVGRVAPHVLQRRFYAKRPNEKWVTDVTEFNVGGQKLYLSPVLDLYNGEIIAYETARRPAFEMVSAMLRKALARLKSHERPLLHSDQGWQYQMPAYRRLLQQRALTQSMSRKGNCLDNAAMESFFGTLKSEFFHLNRFRNLDELQTGLASYIHYYNHDRIKLKLKGLSPVQYRTQPSQP; from the exons ATGAGCAAGTACACGGAGCAGTTCAAGGTATGCATTGCAGAGGAGTACGAGTCCGGCCACGCTGGGTTCCGTGAGATGTCCAAGCGCCACGGCGTCGATGAGGCGACGATCCGCAAGTGGGTGGCGGCCCATCGCATACATGGTCCGGCAGGCTTGAAGAAGAAGTGCGAGCGCTACAGCGCAGAGTTCAAGTTGCTTGTACTGCAGCAAATGCGTAGCGAAGGGTTGTCAGCGCGTGAGACGGCTGCACGCTTCAACATTAGGAACCGTACGGCCATCGGCCAGTGGAAACGCCAGTATGATGAAGGCGGTATAGACGCACTGTCGCCGCGCCAGCGGGGGCGCCCCAGGAAGATGCCCAAGCCACCGCTCACGCCACCGCCGCTACCCGAGGACGATACGCGCTCCCGACAGGAACTACTCGACGAGTTGAACTTCCTGCGCATGGAGAACGCGTACT TTAAAAAAGCTCGAAGCCTTGGCTCAAGCGCAGCAGCGATCAGCGCAACGCAAAAAGCGCAAATCGTGCTCGAGCTAAGGCAGCAATATCCGCTTGCGGGCTTGTTGAAGGTTGCCGGCTTGGCGCGCAGCACGTTCTACTATCATCAGAAATTGCTCGGAGCAGCCGACAAGTATGCCGATACAAGGGCAAGAATCTGCTCGCTGTTCGAACGGCACAAGGGCCGCTACGGCTATCGACGCATCACGCTCGCTCTACGTAATCTGGGACAGGTGATTAACCACAAGACTGTGGCGCGTCTGATGGGTGAGTTGCGGCTGAAGTCTTGTGTGCGCCCGAAGAAATACCGCTCCTACAAAGGTAGCGTCGGACGTGTTGCACCTCATGTTTTACAGCGTCGGTTCTACGCAAAGCGTCCGAACGAGAAGTGGGTAACGGATGTCACGGAATTCAACGTGGGCGGCCAGAAGCTGTACCTGTCACCAGTGCTCGATCTGTACAACGGCGAGATCATTGCTTATGAAACCGCGAGGCGCCCGGCGTTCGAGATGGTCAGCGCAATGCTTCGCAAGGCATTGGCGCGCTTGAAGTCACACGAGCGGCCTCTCTTGCATTCGGATCAGGGCTGGCAGTACCAGATGCCTGCGTATCGCCGCCTACTGCAGCAACGAGCGCTCACGCAAAGCATGTCGCGTAAAGGGAATTGCCTGGACAACGCCGCCATGGAGAGCTTCTTCGGCACGCTGAAATCCGAGTTCTTCCATCTGAATCGGTTCCGCAACCTGGACGAACTGCAAACCGGCTTGGCAAGCTACATCCACTACTACAATCACGACCGCATCAAACTGAAACTAAAAGGGCTGAGTCCCGTGCAATACAGAACTCAGCCCTCTCAGCCCTAG
- a CDS encoding IS110 family transposase — protein sequence MDTVSLIGIDLGKHCFHLHGQDASGRMVFRKKLTRSQMFTLLGNFPRCIVVMEACAGAHWIARRLQALGHEAKLISPQFVKPFRQGNKNDFADAQAICEAAARSSMRFVSPHNEAQQIVSALHRVRERLVRDRTGTINQIHAFLLEFGISLPRGMAVIRRLPAVLEAESLPPRLVVVLERLQAHFKYLDEQIHQLERELLTQLHEDERSERLLEIPGIGPMTASVLMSELGDAQQYGSARQFAASVGLVPRQYSTGGKPTLLGISKRGDKELRRLLVQCARAVMQRIEHRTDALGVWIRSLLARRHSNVVACALANKLARIAWAILAKGTHYRSIEAVPSV from the coding sequence ATGGACACGGTATCGCTGATCGGAATCGATCTCGGCAAGCACTGCTTCCACCTGCATGGACAGGATGCGTCAGGCAGGATGGTGTTCCGTAAAAAGCTCACGCGTAGCCAGATGTTCACGCTGCTGGGCAATTTTCCGCGTTGCATTGTGGTCATGGAGGCCTGCGCCGGTGCTCACTGGATCGCACGTCGACTTCAAGCGCTGGGCCATGAGGCCAAGCTGATTTCTCCGCAATTCGTCAAACCGTTCCGGCAAGGCAACAAGAACGATTTCGCGGACGCCCAGGCGATCTGCGAAGCAGCCGCTCGTTCGAGCATGCGTTTCGTGAGCCCGCACAACGAAGCCCAGCAGATCGTTTCAGCCTTGCACCGTGTGCGCGAGCGGCTGGTGCGTGACCGCACCGGCACGATCAATCAGATTCATGCGTTTCTGTTGGAGTTCGGTATCAGCTTGCCGCGCGGCATGGCAGTGATCCGGCGACTGCCTGCCGTGCTCGAGGCAGAATCGTTGCCGCCGAGGCTGGTGGTCGTGCTCGAACGTTTGCAGGCGCACTTCAAGTATCTGGACGAGCAGATCCACCAGCTCGAACGTGAGTTGCTTACCCAGCTACACGAGGATGAACGCAGCGAACGACTGCTCGAGATTCCTGGCATTGGCCCGATGACCGCCAGCGTGTTGATGTCAGAGTTGGGCGATGCTCAGCAATATGGCTCAGCAAGGCAGTTTGCAGCTTCGGTCGGTCTGGTGCCGCGGCAGTACAGCACCGGCGGCAAACCAACGCTACTGGGCATCAGCAAGCGTGGCGACAAGGAACTGCGACGGCTGCTGGTGCAATGTGCGCGGGCCGTCATGCAGCGCATCGAGCACCGCACGGATGCATTGGGCGTCTGGATTCGCAGCCTGTTGGCGCGACGACACTCGAACGTGGTGGCCTGTGCCCTGGCCAACAAACTGGCGAGGATCGCCTGGGCCATCCTCGCCAAAGGGACACACTACCGGAGCATCGAGGCTGTTCCCTCAGTCTGA